The Candidatus Lokiarchaeota archaeon sequence ATCGGCTATCTTCTGCGAATCGCTGATTTCCACTATTTCCGTATTACTGAAGGAGGCTATGTTTTTCTTCAAGCTTGGAGAGAATGAGCTTGGCAGATACACCTTAACATCACCTAGTTTTTCTAGTATGCCTATGCCGCCTGCATGGTCACGATGATTATGCGACAAGGCCAACGTATGGATTCTCTCAATATCAACTTCAAGCCGATTGATATTGTGAAGCAAAATATTGAGATTGGCACCTGTATCGAATAGTATGTCGTCACCGATCAAACAAGAGAATCCCCAATCGGCCTTGAAATCTTCCATGGCTCTGTTGTCGTATAGAATTCGAAGCCTCATTCGCTCATCTCCCCGTAATGATTGTGTTGGGGCGTCACTCATGTTTTGATTGAGTCTTTTCCCTTAAGTCGCTATCCATTGCACACTATCCTATTTGGTGGAAATTGGCATAACTATTAAACAGCGAGGGGAATAACATAGTGGGATATTCTCCAGAGGAGAGCTAAATGGAACGAGAAGATGAGCTTTTGAAAGAAGTTGAGAAGATACGTAAGATACTTGAACCACCCCCACCAGAACCCCCACCAGAGAATTTCGTAGAGGAATTCAAGGATTTTCTTGCCAAGTATAAGGTACTGGGACTGGCAGTAGCCTTCATTCTGGGTATATATTTGGGGCAGCTGGTTCAATCTCTTGTGAACAATCTGATAATGCCCATTGTGGAACTCGCCCTACCCAATATAGAATGGAACCAAATCGAAATCGGTCCTTTTGGTATTGGAGCGTTCATTGGCGACCTTATCACTTTCATAATCATCGCCCTTGTCGTGTTTGTCATAGTCAAAGTGGCAAATCGAGCCGGCATCAAGTAGAGCCTCCCAGTTCAGGAGCCGTCAGGTCTATGCGGAAATGGGTAAGCCTAATTTAGACCTACCTCTTGAACACAAAGCACAATGGGACGTAACCTCAGTGAATGAGCTATATTCCTACCTTGTAAAACAGTTGGTGCTATATACTGTAGTTGGTGCCGCTCTCCGTATCTTCTTGTATGGTTTTCCGATGATTGAGACAGCCTGGCTGCTTGTGGGCTTGTCATTCAGCGTGGGCAGTGGTGGGACGGTGCTTCAATTGGCCCGCCTGATAGACAAGAAGCATTATGCATTAGGAGGAGTATTTCTCATCATCCTTGGGTTACTACCCTTCTGAGACAAGCGACTCTATGCCGATTTGTGGCAGAAGCATAGGAACTTCACCTTTGTAATCCTTGTATCGTTCTCCAAACATCCTTGTAAGCTGTTTTTCCTCTGCGAGACTCATAGCGTAGACTGCGACAAAGACAACGGGTGTCAATAGAAAGGAGTACAATCCCGATATGAGGAGACTAACACCAATGTGAGCCAGAACTCCGCCCAAGTACTGAGGGTGTCTGCATTTTGCGTATATCCCATTTGTGACCAATTCGTTCGGCAATTGAGTTTGAGAAACACTTAGAGAAAGTTCTGATACTGCACTTAATCCGAAATACGCGCCGAATACTAGGAAGAACAAGCCGACAATAAAATGAATGATGGGAATTTGGATTTCAATCATAGGTATGCTAATCCAAAACGATGGGAGGATAGGCAAACTAAAAGCGGGTTGGGGAACAAACCAGATTCCTGCCCAAGAAGCAAACAGTAACCATCCTGAAACAATACCGATCACATTACCTATTTTCCTTCCCTTTGTTTCACCAAATTGGTCTGCTAGTTTCTTGCGCTCTAGCGCGATGATATGGAATAGAACAGATATCCCGAACAGGGCCATCAGAAGCAATAACAGTTCATCCATTGATTTTTCCCACATATATTGAGGTTGCTATATTTTTCGAAAACTATGGATTATTCCTTTTTCCAGATTATCCCAATGCATCAAATAAAGCTCTTTGGATTCATGGTAATCAAAGAATGACTCTGTAATCTGAAGCACATCTTGTGGACCGACGCTTTGACTATGAAGATGTTTGATGAAAAGAGAGAATTTTCCTCCCTGCTTGAGAATTCGGTCAAACTCATTCAAAAGGCATCTATAGGGATTGAGAGTACCATCGATTCTAAGTAAGCTGCGAATGATATCATAGAAGAGGATAAAATCAACCGAATTAGCTCCTAGGTTTATTTCCAGCTCGCCGCTTGTTTTCATGGGTATGATGATTTCATCAAGATTCATGACCTCCGCTCTAGTCATGAGTTCATCTACGGCTGAGTGGTCTTTGTCAAGGGCATAGACCGTGCCCTTGTTTCCAACTACCCTTGCGGCTGGGATTGTATAATTCCCCACTCTGCAACCGAAATCAAGCACGATATTTCCTGATTGCATACCTATTTTCTGGAAGAAATCCTGTCCTTTCTCATTGTACCATTTCAAGACATCCGTCCCGACCGACAGAGACTCTAGAATGTGTTGATCAACATCCCTATGAGCTCTAAATCTTTCATTATTACGCTCATTGTCCATTATCTACCCTTCCCAAATTTCTGCTAACGGGGTAAATCGACTTCCGTATTCATTCCCTTTTCCCGTATATTTCTAAACGATTCGGAAAAACGAAATAGGTATACATAGGAAAAGGTTTTGTTCTATTTTGAATGCTTTTGCAATCCGTAGTTGAAGCTAGCCATTATGAAAGGGCCTACGGGGTGGTTCAATGATTCGAAACAAACCATATTCTGCTATCATATTTTCCTATTCCTCGTTTCGTTGGGTTCTCCAATTCTAAAATCCACTAGAACATGGCAAGGGGACTCTGAAGCTGCTTTTTCGCCGGCTCTGGGTGATTCATCATTTGGCAACAATCCGCTGATGCC is a genomic window containing:
- a CDS encoding MBL fold metallo-hydrolase — encoded protein: MSDAPTQSLRGDERMRLRILYDNRAMEDFKADWGFSCLIGDDILFDTGANLNILLHNINRLEVDIERIHTLALSHNHRDHAGGIGILEKLGDVKVYLPSSFSPSLKKNIASFSNTEIVEISDSQKIADRVYTTGELGRGTKEQSLVVHGNDEWTLVTGCAHPGLETI
- a CDS encoding methyltransferase domain-containing protein, translated to MDNERNNERFRAHRDVDQHILESLSVGTDVLKWYNEKGQDFFQKIGMQSGNIVLDFGCRVGNYTIPAARVVGNKGTVYALDKDHSAVDELMTRAEVMNLDEIIIPMKTSGELEINLGANSVDFILFYDIIRSLLRIDGTLNPYRCLLNEFDRILKQGGKFSLFIKHLHSQSVGPQDVLQITESFFDYHESKELYLMHWDNLEKGIIHSFRKI